The following proteins are co-located in the Desulfoscipio sp. XC116 genome:
- the aroQ gene encoding type II 3-dehydroquinate dehydratase yields the protein MKILVLNGPNLNMLGKREPGVYGTGSLDEINDSLRKLAQQLGVDIGFRQSNHEGVLVDVLHSADDEYNAVIFNPGAYAHYSYALRDAVAAIALPVIEVHISNIHTREEFRRFSVIAPVAAGQISGFGAPGYQLALRAALELAQTTVPED from the coding sequence ATGAAAATACTGGTCCTGAACGGTCCCAACCTCAACATGCTGGGGAAAAGGGAACCAGGTGTGTACGGTACCGGATCGTTGGATGAAATAAACGATTCTTTGCGGAAACTGGCTCAGCAGCTCGGCGTGGATATCGGCTTTAGGCAGTCCAATCACGAGGGTGTGCTGGTTGATGTGCTGCATTCCGCCGATGATGAGTATAATGCTGTAATTTTCAACCCGGGTGCTTATGCCCATTACAGTTACGCATTGCGGGATGCGGTGGCGGCCATTGCTTTACCGGTAATTGAAGTGCATATTTCCAATATTCACACCCGTGAGGAGTTCCGCCGCTTCTCCGTCATTGCTCCCGTGGCGGCGGGGCAGATATCCGGCTTTGGCGCGCCGGGGTATCAATTGGCTTTGCGGGCCGCGCTGGAACTGGCTCAGACAACCGTACCGGAGGATTAA
- a CDS encoding TldD/PmbA family protein has product MSAQCNKIAERAVHKAIKNGAAMAEAYISNSKELEIEVRNNAVETMKLAEDRGMGIRVFQDGKTGFVFTTDLGDAAVDEAVRQALANAGLSEPDPHRLLPRPAPGYPAMDLYDPAIRAAAVEDKIDMARNMENEARTADKRVSIIESSTYQDGEAEVTLVNSHGLSLYYGGAYCGMYITLVAGEGEESQTGFAMKFGLRYADLDPAALGRQAAGRAVRMLGARPGVTQQAAVVLEPYVTTGFLGLLAPALSAEAVQKGRSLLAGKVGQQVAAEQINIIDDGTLPGGIASAPFDGEGVPTSRTMLVKGGRLQGFLHNTYTAAKDGVLSTGNGVRGSFKGTPEVGTTNFLIEPGDKTAEQIISDISSGLYVTEVMGLHTANPISGDFSLGAGGLWIENGRPAYPVRGLAIAGNIMEMLGRVDAVGSDLQFFGGRGAPTIRVSRMSISGGGQA; this is encoded by the coding sequence ATGAGTGCCCAATGCAACAAAATTGCGGAAAGAGCGGTACATAAAGCTATAAAAAACGGCGCCGCCATGGCCGAGGCGTATATCAGCAACAGTAAAGAGCTGGAAATTGAAGTGCGCAATAACGCAGTAGAAACAATGAAATTGGCCGAAGACAGGGGTATGGGTATACGGGTCTTCCAGGACGGTAAAACCGGTTTTGTTTTTACCACTGATTTAGGCGATGCGGCCGTGGATGAGGCGGTAAGACAAGCTTTAGCCAACGCAGGTTTGTCCGAGCCCGACCCGCACCGGTTGTTGCCCCGGCCGGCTCCCGGCTATCCAGCCATGGATTTATATGACCCGGCTATCCGGGCTGCCGCTGTGGAGGATAAAATCGACATGGCCCGCAATATGGAAAATGAGGCCCGGACCGCTGATAAAAGAGTCAGTATCATAGAAAGTTCCACGTACCAAGATGGCGAGGCCGAAGTTACTTTGGTGAACTCTCACGGCCTGTCACTATATTACGGAGGCGCTTATTGCGGTATGTACATCACTTTGGTGGCGGGCGAGGGAGAAGAAAGCCAGACCGGGTTTGCTATGAAGTTCGGCCTGCGCTATGCCGACCTTGATCCGGCCGCTCTTGGCAGGCAGGCTGCGGGCCGGGCGGTGCGCATGCTGGGGGCCAGGCCCGGAGTAACGCAGCAGGCGGCAGTGGTGTTGGAACCTTATGTGACCACCGGTTTCTTAGGGCTGCTGGCCCCTGCTTTGTCCGCTGAGGCAGTGCAAAAGGGACGCTCTCTTTTGGCCGGTAAAGTAGGGCAGCAAGTGGCTGCGGAACAAATCAATATTATCGATGACGGTACTCTGCCCGGTGGTATTGCCTCGGCGCCTTTTGACGGTGAAGGAGTACCCACTTCCCGAACGATGCTGGTGAAGGGCGGTCGACTGCAGGGATTCTTACATAACACATATACCGCCGCCAAAGATGGGGTATTATCCACAGGCAACGGTGTGCGAGGCTCTTTTAAAGGAACGCCCGAGGTGGGCACCACCAACTTTCTTATCGAACCGGGGGATAAAACTGCCGAACAGATCATCAGCGATATATCCAGCGGCCTTTATGTAACCGAGGTAATGGGTCTGCACACTGCCAATCCTATATCAGGTGACTTTTCTCTTGGGGCCGGCGGTTTGTGGATTGAAAACGGCCGGCCGGCCTACCCGGTGCGGGGCCTGGCTATTGCCGGCAATATCATGGAAATGTTGGGCCGGGTTGATGCGGTGGGCAGCGACCTGCAATTCTTCGGCGGCCGGGGAGCTCCCACTATCAGAGTATCCCGCATGAGCATCAGCGGCGGAGGGCAAGCTTAA
- a CDS encoding DUF3243 domain-containing protein has product MDFNFRQNVNTDWPTWKSYLKNAMEFAEELGIGRDKINSLAYQVGDLLAQSVPPANPEQQAIKEMWQVADQNERQVLARLMTKVVNQ; this is encoded by the coding sequence ATGGACTTTAATTTCAGACAAAATGTAAATACCGATTGGCCAACCTGGAAGAGTTACTTAAAGAATGCCATGGAGTTTGCCGAGGAGCTAGGAATCGGCCGGGATAAGATCAATTCTCTGGCTTACCAGGTGGGGGATCTGTTGGCCCAAAGCGTGCCTCCGGCCAATCCCGAGCAGCAGGCCATTAAAGAGATGTGGCAGGTAGCGGACCAAAATGAACGGCAAGTATTGGCCCGTTTAATGACCAAGGTGGTTAACCAGTAG
- a CDS encoding prepilin peptidase, with product MYFDEMIVFILGACIGSFLNVCIYRLPKEQSVAFGPSHCPGCGQRLGVLDLVPLFSYVFLKGRCRYCGRKISARYPLVELITAAFFVTAYHFWGWQWQTVSMWVFFAVLITVSLIDYRYKIIPDEMIIAGCVLGLPLVFLSGSGKLAGGLISFFAAGLLFLSIALLSKGGMGGGDIKLSALIGLYLGWPNIIVALFISFLFGGIAGIALIALGRKGRKDAVPFGPYLAIGGVVAAFYADRIISWYRCISGL from the coding sequence ATGTATTTTGATGAAATGATAGTTTTTATTTTAGGCGCTTGTATCGGCAGCTTTCTTAATGTGTGCATATACCGGCTGCCAAAAGAACAATCAGTGGCGTTTGGTCCGTCCCACTGCCCCGGCTGCGGCCAAAGGCTCGGAGTGCTTGATCTGGTGCCCTTGTTTAGCTATGTGTTCCTTAAAGGGCGCTGCCGTTATTGCGGTCGGAAAATATCCGCCCGGTATCCTCTGGTGGAGTTGATTACGGCGGCGTTTTTTGTGACCGCCTATCATTTTTGGGGCTGGCAATGGCAGACCGTATCCATGTGGGTATTTTTTGCCGTGCTGATAACTGTGTCATTGATAGATTACCGGTATAAAATTATTCCTGACGAAATGATTATAGCGGGCTGCGTACTGGGGCTGCCGCTGGTTTTTTTATCCGGTTCAGGCAAATTGGCCGGCGGGTTAATTAGTTTTTTTGCCGCCGGGCTGCTTTTCTTATCCATCGCTTTGCTGTCAAAGGGAGGCATGGGCGGCGGAGATATTAAGCTAAGCGCGCTGATAGGGCTGTACTTGGGCTGGCCGAATATTATTGTCGCCCTTTTTATTTCTTTCTTATTTGGCGGTATAGCGGGTATTGCGCTTATTGCGCTGGGGAGAAAAGGCAGAAAGGATGCCGTGCCCTTTGGACCATACCTGGCTATAGGCGGCGTAGTGGCCGCGTTTTATGCCGATCGGATAATTAGCTGGTATAGGTGCATTTCCGGGTTATAG
- a CDS encoding TldD/PmbA family protein, with protein MLDKNTLKDVIAAALTKGGDFADVYVEYKKLTGIGCEDGKIERIHSGIESGAGIRVLSGDHTSYAYTNDLSREGLLEAARIVSHAVAGQGKEVSFELRRVVSPVSFAVQQRPDQVTTEQKVQAVKAADEAARAVDRSKIKQVMVGYSDVVQTVVIANSDGDYVEDERIRTRLMVHAVAAEGVLMQTGYEAVGSHSGFELLERNKPEEVGAAAARRAVQMLAAKPAPAGKMPVVLAGEAGGTMVHEACGHGLEADLVQKGLSVYAGKKGQQVAAECVTVVDDATLPDRYGSYSFDDEGVPTRQVVLIENGVLKDFLYDRLTAGHDGVKSNGHGRRESYQHKPIPRMGNTYIAPGKDDPQEIINGAGNGLLVKKMGGGQVNTTTGDFVFDVAEGYLIQNGTVGSLVRGATLTGNGPEVLRIIEAVGGDLGFTIGTCGKDGQGVPVSDAQPTIRIKELVVGGTVGTGC; from the coding sequence ATGCTGGATAAGAACACTTTAAAAGATGTCATTGCTGCCGCGTTGACTAAAGGAGGCGATTTTGCCGACGTTTACGTGGAGTATAAGAAGTTGACCGGTATCGGGTGCGAGGATGGTAAAATCGAACGCATCCACTCGGGCATTGAGTCCGGGGCGGGGATCAGAGTCTTATCGGGTGACCATACGTCTTATGCCTATACCAACGATTTAAGCCGGGAGGGCTTACTGGAGGCGGCCCGTATTGTCAGCCATGCCGTGGCGGGGCAGGGCAAGGAAGTATCGTTTGAACTGCGGCGGGTGGTGTCGCCGGTCAGTTTTGCCGTGCAGCAGAGGCCCGATCAGGTTACCACAGAGCAAAAGGTTCAAGCGGTGAAGGCGGCGGATGAGGCAGCCCGGGCGGTAGACCGGTCAAAAATAAAGCAGGTCATGGTTGGTTACAGCGATGTGGTGCAGACAGTGGTTATAGCCAATAGCGACGGCGATTATGTGGAAGACGAAAGGATACGTACCCGCTTGATGGTGCACGCAGTGGCGGCGGAAGGCGTGTTAATGCAAACGGGATATGAGGCGGTGGGCAGTCACAGCGGTTTTGAACTGTTGGAACGAAACAAACCGGAGGAAGTCGGTGCCGCAGCGGCCCGGCGGGCAGTGCAGATGTTGGCCGCAAAGCCGGCCCCGGCCGGGAAAATGCCGGTAGTGCTGGCCGGGGAGGCGGGCGGTACTATGGTGCATGAAGCTTGCGGTCATGGTTTGGAGGCCGATCTGGTGCAAAAGGGCCTTTCCGTATACGCCGGTAAAAAGGGACAACAGGTAGCGGCGGAATGCGTTACTGTGGTTGATGACGCCACATTACCGGATCGTTATGGATCATATAGTTTTGACGATGAGGGCGTGCCGACACGCCAAGTGGTTTTGATAGAGAACGGTGTATTGAAAGATTTTCTGTATGATCGTTTGACCGCCGGACACGACGGAGTGAAGTCTAACGGCCACGGACGCAGGGAATCCTACCAGCATAAGCCTATCCCCCGCATGGGCAATACTTATATTGCTCCCGGCAAGGATGACCCGCAAGAAATCATTAACGGTGCCGGCAACGGTCTGTTGGTGAAAAAGATGGGCGGCGGTCAGGTTAATACCACTACCGGGGATTTCGTTTTTGATGTGGCTGAGGGTTATCTTATTCAAAACGGTACCGTTGGTTCCCTGGTGCGCGGCGCCACGCTGACCGGCAACGGGCCCGAGGTGCTTCGGATTATCGAGGCGGTGGGCGGCGATCTGGGCTTTACCATCGGCACCTGTGGCAAGGATGGCCAGGGAGTGCCGGTGAGCGATGCCCAACCTACCATCAGAATTAAGGAACTGGTAGTCGGCGGTACGGTTGGTACCGGGTGTTGA
- a CDS encoding type IV pilus twitching motility protein PilT, whose translation MHINNLLKQALDRGASDLHIIAGVAPLLRINGELTSLKFPPLTADNTRELARQILNKEKLNVLEQLGEVDLSAEYQGLGYFRVNVYYQRGTVGIACRVLSNRIPTIEELKLPDSIKALARYTRGLVIITGPTGSGKSTTLAAMINLINEETLCHVITLEDPIEYRHDNKKSIINQREIGRDSKSFPGALRAALRQDPDVILVGEMRDLETISIAITAAETGHLVLTTLHTMDAPQTVERIIDVFPPNQQQQIRVQLANTLVGVVSQRLLRNSNGQGRIPAVEVLVCTPAVRNLIREKKIHQIYSYMQTGGKFGMQTMDSHLLELHGGGLVNTKDVIEHAVDLEAMLRCLSCQQR comes from the coding sequence ATGCACATCAACAATTTACTTAAACAAGCGCTGGATCGGGGTGCCTCTGACTTGCATATTATAGCGGGAGTTGCACCTTTATTAAGAATAAATGGTGAACTGACTTCATTAAAATTTCCACCGTTAACAGCTGATAATACCCGGGAATTAGCCAGGCAAATACTTAACAAGGAAAAACTAAACGTGCTGGAACAGCTTGGTGAGGTGGATTTGTCCGCTGAATATCAGGGTTTGGGGTATTTTCGGGTAAATGTTTATTACCAACGAGGCACGGTGGGTATTGCCTGTCGGGTGCTCAGCAACCGAATTCCCACTATTGAGGAACTAAAATTACCCGATTCCATAAAGGCCCTGGCCCGGTATACACGGGGATTGGTCATTATTACAGGGCCGACGGGCAGCGGTAAATCTACCACACTGGCCGCAATGATTAACCTTATTAATGAAGAGACGCTGTGCCACGTGATCACGCTGGAAGATCCGATTGAATACCGGCACGATAACAAGAAAAGTATTATTAACCAAAGGGAAATCGGCAGGGACAGCAAATCTTTCCCCGGTGCGCTGCGGGCGGCGCTGCGGCAGGATCCCGATGTTATACTGGTGGGCGAGATGCGGGATCTGGAAACCATATCTATTGCTATAACCGCCGCTGAAACGGGCCATCTGGTCTTGACTACTCTGCATACTATGGACGCTCCCCAAACGGTGGAAAGAATCATTGACGTATTTCCCCCCAATCAGCAGCAGCAGATAAGAGTCCAGCTGGCTAATACATTGGTGGGGGTGGTCTCCCAGCGCCTTTTGCGGAATAGTAACGGGCAGGGACGGATACCTGCCGTGGAAGTGCTGGTATGTACCCCGGCGGTGCGTAATTTGATTCGGGAGAAAAAGATTCATCAAATTTACTCTTATATGCAAACCGGCGGCAAGTTCGGCATGCAGACCATGGACAGCCATCTATTAGAACTGCACGGCGGAGGTCTGGTCAATACCAAGGACGTCATAGAGCATGCTGTGGACTTGGAAGCTATGTTGCGCTGCTTAAGTTGTCAACAGAGGTAA
- a CDS encoding prepilin-type N-terminal cleavage/methylation domain-containing protein yields the protein MDTTMKRKGLYQKGTCIKGFTLVEVLVAMAILTITVVCFTFVFGWNYENIFLMGDKSKAVAKAQESIERLYVDINDNDVGLKRIYNPNELYIYDETEPGNYYIEDNVTFALEGKEVEGYKVTVIVFYKNGERNAKISSYIMKDTSGS from the coding sequence ATGGATACAACAATGAAACGGAAAGGTTTATATCAAAAAGGTACATGTATAAAGGGATTTACTTTAGTAGAAGTTCTGGTAGCTATGGCCATTTTAACAATCACTGTAGTCTGCTTTACTTTCGTTTTTGGGTGGAATTATGAAAATATCTTTTTAATGGGAGATAAGAGTAAGGCTGTAGCCAAGGCACAGGAATCTATAGAAAGACTGTACGTTGACATTAATGATAACGATGTAGGCTTAAAACGCATATATAATCCGAATGAGTTATATATTTACGATGAAACTGAACCAGGTAATTACTACATTGAAGATAATGTAACATTTGCTCTTGAAGGTAAAGAAGTGGAAGGTTATAAAGTAACTGTCATTGTTTTCTATAAAAATGGAGAGCGTAATGCTAAAATTAGTTCTTATATTATGAAGGACACATCAGGAAGCTAA
- a CDS encoding prepilin-type N-terminal cleavage/methylation domain-containing protein codes for MPSLAFFPRRYPVIQELFHKNIRGLTLIELMLASAILLIVLAVLYPFYSYATRSIDIAAKQREVQQNVLLSKEIIESIRCKIRSSSYLIILKNTPASPGEEGCEGFVDTRELYVTESGVLMHSKKDGTQENLLGSYAEDTHFTLTFEKSGPKLLKYTIHGEYNGQEYEISSEIAILNIGAIKEEEVGTPGVAIRYAFSE; via the coding sequence ATGCCAAGTCTGGCATTTTTCCCAAGGAGGTATCCAGTTATTCAAGAATTGTTTCATAAGAATATACGAGGTCTAACCCTTATAGAATTAATGCTGGCTTCCGCTATTCTACTAATAGTGCTGGCTGTTTTATATCCTTTTTATTCATACGCTACAAGATCCATAGATATAGCAGCAAAACAAAGAGAGGTTCAACAAAATGTTCTGTTATCTAAAGAGATTATTGAAAGTATAAGATGTAAAATTCGTTCATCCTCTTACTTAATTATATTAAAAAATACGCCTGCCTCACCTGGAGAGGAAGGTTGTGAAGGGTTTGTAGATACCCGGGAATTATATGTGACGGAATCCGGCGTATTAATGCATTCTAAAAAAGATGGGACCCAGGAAAACCTTTTGGGCTCCTATGCTGAGGATACACACTTTACTTTAACTTTTGAAAAAAGTGGACCAAAACTACTGAAGTATACTATACATGGGGAATATAACGGACAGGAATACGAAATAAGCTCTGAAATAGCAATATTAAATATTGGAGCAATTAAGGAAGAAGAAGTAGGTACACCGGGTGTGGCAATACGTTATGCATTTAGTGAATAA
- the dmpI gene encoding 4-oxalocrotonate tautomerase DmpI has protein sequence MPVITVDGPKLTKEQKAELVKSITKTASEIIKLPEQSIIVLIEERERDNVGVGGVLLSNKSPS, from the coding sequence ATGCCGGTAATTACCGTGGACGGCCCCAAGTTAACCAAGGAGCAAAAAGCTGAACTGGTTAAATCAATAACTAAAACCGCCAGTGAAATAATTAAACTGCCGGAACAGTCCATTATTGTACTAATCGAGGAACGGGAGCGCGATAACGTGGGAGTGGGGGGAGTTCTGCTATCTAATAAAAGCCCAAGTTAA
- a CDS encoding hexokinase — translation MHELVNAVRILRAGFILPEPQIIDIANNFKKAMTDGLAGKDSSLKMLPSFLAKPTGQEKGIYAAIDFGGTNVRILTVEIKGNGEYQTLKRHLFPLRDRGKGYDFTSREATGQDLFEFIAGHIASMLSPGLTYPLGFTFSFPSRQISVNRAILIKWTKEIQTSGVEGHDITEILQKALASKNLKQVIPQAIINDTVGTLLTSSYGDRHTDMGSICGTGHNTCYIEPNSPFTGQPMIINMESGNFNELPATDYDMQLDKQSRIPGEQRLEKMIGGQYIGELTRIIIQDFINQNLLFASNRPQIFFTPYAIKAEDIAGLLADESPDLTDVAQWLKTTCQINNSLLEERITLRTIASIVIIRSIQIVAATYTGIIKHIDPHFENHHTIAIDGSLYELMPGYANKLYTTLKNIFKDKSDLITIKLTKDGSGVGAAIAAAIVND, via the coding sequence ATGCATGAATTAGTAAACGCTGTAAGAATACTGAGAGCCGGCTTTATTCTCCCCGAGCCACAAATAATTGACATTGCCAATAATTTTAAAAAAGCCATGACGGACGGCCTTGCAGGAAAAGACAGTTCTTTAAAAATGCTGCCATCCTTTTTGGCAAAGCCTACAGGCCAAGAAAAAGGTATTTACGCAGCCATTGATTTCGGCGGCACCAATGTACGCATATTGACGGTCGAGATAAAAGGAAACGGGGAGTACCAAACGCTTAAGCGTCATTTGTTTCCTTTGCGGGACCGGGGAAAAGGCTATGACTTTACTTCCCGGGAGGCTACCGGTCAAGATCTGTTTGAATTTATTGCCGGGCATATAGCCTCCATGCTGTCACCCGGTCTTACTTATCCTCTCGGCTTCACTTTCTCCTTTCCCAGTCGACAAATAAGTGTTAACCGGGCCATACTGATTAAATGGACCAAGGAAATCCAAACTTCTGGTGTTGAAGGCCATGATATCACAGAAATACTGCAAAAGGCGCTGGCCAGCAAAAATTTAAAACAGGTTATCCCCCAAGCTATTATCAACGACACGGTAGGCACTTTACTAACATCGTCTTATGGTGACCGGCATACTGATATGGGGTCAATATGCGGCACCGGCCATAATACCTGTTATATCGAGCCCAATTCCCCGTTTACCGGCCAACCAATGATTATTAATATGGAATCGGGTAATTTTAATGAACTTCCGGCCACTGATTATGACATGCAATTAGACAAGCAAAGCCGGATACCCGGTGAACAGCGCCTGGAAAAGATGATTGGCGGCCAATATATAGGTGAACTGACTAGAATAATTATTCAAGATTTTATCAACCAAAATTTACTGTTTGCGTCCAACCGACCGCAAATATTTTTCACACCGTATGCAATTAAAGCTGAAGACATAGCCGGATTGCTCGCGGACGAAAGCCCGGACTTAACTGACGTTGCACAGTGGCTTAAAACAACCTGCCAAATCAACAATTCCCTTTTGGAGGAGCGGATCACCCTGCGAACCATTGCATCCATCGTAATTATCCGTTCCATACAAATTGTGGCGGCAACATACACCGGCATAATAAAGCATATTGATCCGCATTTTGAAAATCATCACACCATAGCTATAGACGGCTCTTTATATGAATTAATGCCAGGGTATGCAAATAAGCTGTATACCACCTTAAAAAATATCTTTAAAGATAAATCGGACTTAATTACTATAAAACTTACTAAAGATGGCTCGGGAGTTGGAGCCGCCATAGCGGCGGCAATAGTAAACGATTAG
- a CDS encoding pilus assembly PilX N-terminal domain-containing protein yields the protein MKGHSGGEDGQTLILVMMITTVLFILSIALGTMTLMVYTNVIRQEEYIKAQCAAEAGIEEVIALIKENAELSDDNKERKIDDGITYSFELPPEEKQDIGNSVSINSMGRCQSDAGELLAQKTLHCTVAVFGAEDYLKGLTILPVQPANFIMQGGITIDGNMVLNGSVDIPDTAQITGSIYASGQVTGDCDGQVYENYDYIPSFPELDKDYYLQKAVEEENGHVFYDSVTFENFDDSLPLPGERTGQSYNIANCSGFYYIDGNVAISGEYQETALIFSTGDINVLGELRSRDIEEENFGINKAGLALISLGNVDINNNHVYANIIAGGSLSVQGGAKLHGAACVGGLMIHENDAVETGLFEIYPVCGPVPIDGAITVNVETKSWKESRRVF from the coding sequence GTGAAAGGGCATTCAGGCGGCGAAGATGGACAAACTTTAATTTTAGTAATGATGATTACTACTGTTCTTTTTATATTAAGCATTGCCTTGGGAACTATGACTTTAATGGTTTACACAAATGTAATAAGACAGGAAGAGTATATCAAGGCGCAGTGTGCGGCTGAGGCCGGTATTGAAGAAGTCATTGCCTTAATTAAGGAAAACGCTGAGTTGTCTGATGACAATAAAGAAAGAAAAATTGATGATGGCATTACCTATTCATTCGAGCTTCCTCCTGAAGAAAAACAGGATATTGGCAACTCCGTATCGATTAATTCTATGGGACGATGTCAAAGCGATGCCGGTGAACTGCTGGCTCAAAAAACATTGCATTGTACAGTAGCAGTATTTGGTGCGGAAGATTATTTAAAGGGATTGACTATACTGCCCGTCCAACCGGCTAACTTTATTATGCAGGGCGGTATAACAATAGATGGCAATATGGTGCTAAATGGCAGTGTGGACATTCCGGACACTGCGCAAATCACTGGTAGTATTTATGCCAGCGGCCAGGTGACGGGTGATTGCGACGGTCAAGTATATGAAAATTACGATTACATACCATCTTTCCCCGAACTGGATAAGGATTATTATTTGCAGAAGGCAGTGGAAGAGGAAAACGGACATGTTTTTTATGACAGTGTAACCTTTGAAAATTTTGACGATTCATTGCCGCTGCCCGGGGAAAGAACCGGGCAATCTTATAATATAGCCAATTGCAGCGGCTTTTATTATATTGATGGAAACGTTGCTATTTCGGGTGAATATCAGGAAACAGCACTAATTTTTTCCACTGGTGATATTAATGTGTTGGGGGAGTTAAGAAGCAGGGATATCGAAGAAGAAAACTTTGGTATTAATAAGGCCGGCTTAGCCCTGATTAGTCTTGGGAATGTAGATATCAATAATAATCATGTATATGCCAACATCATTGCCGGAGGATCTTTGAGTGTACAAGGCGGCGCAAAACTACACGGTGCGGCCTGCGTTGGCGGCTTGATGATCCATGAAAATGATGCTGTGGAGACGGGTCTATTTGAAATATATCCTGTCTGTGGTCCTGTGCCGATAGACGGTGCTATAACGGTAAATGTTGAAACAAAATCATGGAAGGAATCGCGTAGGGTTTTCTAA
- a CDS encoding prepilin-type N-terminal cleavage/methylation domain-containing protein yields MQGNRDIVVENQGFSLIELIIIILVMGIIMAIAVPSMNNCLTNYQLHAECMQLQQHIRSVAQEALVKDSDDFYIRLYLADDKYGIVAPTGNGNSVMVQLPVGIDLAFSNFPLDYIRFSGKGKPVVGGSIRLESKRTGRMQYVIVAAVTGRTRVSDKPPLSNKVY; encoded by the coding sequence ATGCAAGGCAATAGAGATATAGTCGTAGAAAACCAGGGCTTTTCATTAATCGAGCTCATTATCATTATCTTAGTTATGGGCATTATCATGGCTATAGCTGTCCCCTCCATGAACAACTGTCTGACAAATTATCAACTGCATGCCGAATGCATGCAGTTACAGCAGCATATCCGGTCGGTAGCTCAGGAAGCGTTGGTTAAGGATTCCGACGATTTTTATATCAGGCTGTATTTAGCAGACGATAAATATGGAATTGTTGCCCCGACAGGCAACGGCAACTCTGTCATGGTGCAGTTGCCTGTCGGGATAGATCTGGCATTTTCTAATTTTCCACTCGATTACATTAGGTTTTCCGGCAAGGGAAAGCCGGTCGTAGGCGGGAGTATCAGATTGGAAAGCAAAAGAACCGGCCGCATGCAATATGTTATAGTCGCCGCCGTCACAGGACGCACCAGGGTCAGCGATAAGCCGCCGTTATCAAACAAAGTTTACTAA
- the dat gene encoding D-amino-acid transaminase: protein MQELVYLNGWVGSFDNAHISINDRGYNFGDGIYEVVRTYDGKMFAVDDHLKRLETSAAVLEIGLPWDKKQLNAIISDLLEQSEIREAIIYIQITRGTAHRNHLYDPDIRPNLLVTIRSTPDIPQSTYIQGVNIISCPEFRWQMCHVKSTSLAAAVMAKNKAHRAGAAEAVFVMDDGTVTECTSSNIFIYKGGTLMTHPANNRILAGITRKHILNLAEGMGMHIRPEPFKFEDMIAADEVFLTGSISEVIPVVDIDGQTIAGGKPGPITGKLHQAFISLRS, encoded by the coding sequence ATGCAAGAACTGGTATATTTAAACGGATGGGTCGGGTCATTCGATAATGCTCATATATCAATTAACGACCGGGGTTACAACTTTGGGGACGGTATCTACGAAGTAGTCAGGACTTACGACGGTAAAATGTTCGCTGTGGATGATCACCTTAAGCGTCTGGAAACGAGCGCGGCCGTTTTGGAGATAGGATTGCCTTGGGACAAAAAGCAGTTGAATGCAATAATCAGTGACCTGTTAGAACAAAGCGAAATTAGAGAGGCCATAATATACATCCAAATCACCCGGGGCACCGCCCACAGAAACCATTTATATGATCCTGACATCCGGCCCAACCTGCTGGTTACGATACGCAGCACACCCGACATTCCCCAATCAACATACATCCAGGGGGTAAACATAATCTCCTGCCCCGAATTCCGCTGGCAAATGTGCCACGTAAAATCAACCTCGCTGGCGGCAGCCGTGATGGCCAAGAATAAGGCCCATAGGGCCGGGGCCGCTGAGGCTGTATTTGTGATGGACGATGGTACAGTTACGGAGTGCACCTCAAGTAATATATTTATATACAAAGGCGGTACCTTGATGACCCACCCGGCAAACAACAGAATACTGGCCGGCATTACGCGGAAGCATATATTGAATTTGGCCGAAGGCATGGGTATGCATATCCGACCGGAACCTTTTAAATTTGAGGATATGATAGCGGCCGACGAGGTTTTCCTGACCGGAAGCATATCGGAAGTCATCCCCGTGGTTGATATCGACGGTCAAACCATCGCCGGCGGAAAACCGGGGCCGATAACCGGCAAGTTGCACCAGGCATTTATATCCCTAAGGTCATAA